One genomic window of Oscillospiraceae bacterium includes the following:
- a CDS encoding helix-turn-helix domain-containing protein yields MKIIQVGAVVENIGVLKVKTMDFQDQIKFVRMHLQLSQEELARQMGISFATVSRWERENRKPQLALLGKFYSFCQRNGIEIDLSDNTNI; encoded by the coding sequence ATGAAAATTATTCAGGTGGGTGCTGTTGTGGAAAATATAGGTGTATTAAAAGTTAAGACAATGGACTTTCAGGATCAGATAAAGTTTGTTCGTATGCATCTGCAGCTCAGCCAGGAGGAGCTCGCACGTCAAATGGGTATTTCCTTTGCAACAGTAAGCAGATGGGAACGTGAAAACAGAAAGCCACAGCTTGCTCTGCTCGGCAAGTTCTACTCCTTCTGTCAAAGAAACGGAATAGAAATAGACTTATCTGACAATACAAATATATGA
- a CDS encoding ABC transporter permease, which yields MFALYKFELRKIISRKIVWITGGVLLIGLLIWGIVSAVLPVNREYSVSSLNGYEANRAERESAEQISGRVIDQALIDEMRLAYEDFIFNGNYKGALPYLDVYNFIGTTLRTQASVEILECDSEAFYERLNAQLEASTTSGLTESIAFDKSIVYHGYYDGWRQIADMMKFIACMEIMFIAICLSTVFTVEHTRKTDQIILCTRLGKKKLYAAKILAGLTVGIGFTLLLSLLMFGVVAFLYGFDGYNTILQFILLRPFNLTVGQAALILVALSFAGAALVSLFTMMLSELTKNSVATIGTITGVMLVTMFIMEMPANLKLLSEIWYLLPSNLVSLNGAFRYSAISVGGSTLAAYQYAPVVYAVLAAVFALIGKQTYNRYQINGR from the coding sequence ATGTTTGCGCTGTATAAGTTTGAATTAAGGAAAATTATCAGCAGGAAAATCGTCTGGATCACAGGAGGCGTTCTGCTTATAGGGCTTCTCATTTGGGGCATTGTAAGCGCCGTTCTGCCAGTAAACAGAGAATACTCTGTCAGTTCCCTAAATGGATATGAAGCAAACCGGGCAGAAAGGGAATCTGCCGAGCAAATTTCCGGCAGAGTAATAGACCAAGCACTGATTGATGAAATGCGCCTTGCGTATGAGGATTTCATTTTTAATGGAAATTATAAAGGGGCATTGCCATACTTGGACGTGTATAATTTCATTGGCACAACATTGAGGACACAGGCAAGTGTAGAAATATTAGAATGTGACAGTGAAGCGTTTTATGAACGTCTAAATGCACAGTTAGAAGCAAGTACCACGTCAGGGCTAACCGAAAGTATTGCATTTGACAAATCGATTGTCTATCATGGATATTATGATGGCTGGAGGCAAATTGCGGATATGATGAAGTTTATTGCCTGTATGGAAATCATGTTTATCGCAATCTGTCTTTCCACAGTATTCACCGTGGAACATACCCGCAAAACAGATCAGATAATTCTATGTACCCGTTTGGGCAAGAAAAAATTATATGCCGCAAAAATCCTTGCGGGTTTGACTGTTGGTATCGGCTTTACGCTGCTTCTCTCTCTGCTGATGTTTGGGGTAGTCGCTTTCCTATATGGATTTGATGGGTATAATACCATTTTACAATTTATCTTGCTACGTCCGTTCAACCTTACGGTTGGACAGGCTGCTTTGATTTTGGTTGCGTTGTCATTTGCCGGAGCTGCATTGGTGAGCCTGTTTACTATGATGTTGTCCGAATTAACAAAGAACAGCGTTGCTACAATCGGAACGATAACGGGTGTTATGCTTGTGACGATGTTTATTATGGAAATGCCTGCCAATCTGAAATTGCTTTCAGAAATATGGTATCTGTTGCCGAGCAATCTGGTTTCGCTCAATGGTGCATTTCGCTATTCTGCGATTTCTGTTGGTGGCAGCACTTTGGCGGCATATCAGTATGCTCCAGTTGTGTACGCTGTTTTGGCCGCCGTTTTTGCTTTGATTGGAAAGCAGACATACAATCGCTATCAGATTAACGGAAGATAA
- a CDS encoding ABC transporter ATP-binding protein: MELCIDRLTKQYENKIAVDRITLQLTNGVYGLLGANGAGKTTFMRMLCGILKPTGGTVTFDGLDVSSEEYRAELGYLPQDFGYYPDFSGWDFLMYMASLKGLTKHEAKRKSKELLELVSLSDVRKKKIATYSGGMKQRLGIAQALLNDPKIIILDEPTAGLDPKERVRFRNLIKDLGKDSIVLLSTHIVSDVEHIADTVLMMKAGQIIYNGSADEIGNLEEFYLAEFEEE, translated from the coding sequence ATGGAACTTTGCATTGACAGGCTGACAAAACAGTATGAAAACAAAATTGCCGTTGACAGAATAACCCTGCAACTGACAAATGGTGTCTATGGATTGCTTGGAGCAAACGGCGCAGGAAAAACAACTTTTATGCGTATGCTTTGCGGGATTTTGAAACCAACAGGAGGTACAGTAACTTTTGATGGGTTAGATGTATCTTCCGAGGAATACAGAGCAGAGCTTGGCTATCTTCCGCAGGACTTCGGTTATTATCCCGATTTCAGCGGTTGGGATTTTTTGATGTATATGGCATCGCTAAAAGGATTGACAAAACATGAAGCCAAAAGGAAATCAAAAGAGCTTCTGGAATTAGTGAGCCTTTCCGATGTGAGAAAAAAGAAAATTGCAACCTATTCTGGCGGTATGAAACAAAGACTTGGTATTGCACAGGCACTTCTAAATGACCCGAAGATCATCATTTTAGATGAGCCGACTGCAGGCTTAGATCCCAAAGAGCGTGTGCGTTTCCGCAATTTGATAAAGGATTTGGGAAAGGACAGCATTGTTCTCTTATCCACTCATATCGTTTCGGATGTTGAGCATATCGCAGATACTGTGCTTATGATGAAAGCAGGGCAAATCATTTACAATGGCTCCGCTGATGAAATTGGAAATTTAGAGGAATTTTACCTTGCCGAATTTGAGGAGGAGTGA
- a CDS encoding RNA polymerase sigma factor: MDLSEQYDKIYRYCYFRVRHCQTAEDITQETFLRYFSKNLSLDSSKELPYLYTIARNLCIEEYRKNSKENISETTDDPSYDPTEEWMNSIALKELISKLPQDEQEILLLRYANELPIASICKITGLSRFAIYRKTSRILKYLKTELQRGGFSYE; the protein is encoded by the coding sequence ATGGACTTAAGTGAACAGTATGACAAAATATACCGTTACTGCTATTTCAGAGTCCGCCATTGTCAAACAGCAGAAGATATTACACAAGAAACATTTTTGCGTTATTTCAGCAAAAATTTAAGTCTTGATAGCAGTAAAGAACTTCCTTACCTTTATACGATTGCCCGCAACTTATGTATCGAGGAATATCGCAAAAACAGCAAAGAAAACATAAGCGAAACAACTGATGATCCGAGTTATGACCCGACGGAAGAATGGATGAACAGCATTGCATTGAAAGAACTGATTTCTAAACTTCCGCAGGACGAACAGGAAATATTACTGTTGAGGTATGCAAATGAGCTTCCAATCGCTTCCATATGTAAGATCACCGGGCTTTCTCGTTTTGCTATATATCGCAAAACCTCAAGGATATTGAAATATCTCAAAACAGAGTTGCAGAGAGGAGGATTTTCGTATGAATAG
- a CDS encoding recombinase: MKRTISAMSGDGVVAHNRRTYLAENVDPTRTHLNIEYCYTPIEEAYHQLFDAALAEFNAKQKRKDRCIENYYEKIRDGKQEKTFYEVIFQVGNKDDMGAAGENTELAKTILDKFYRSFLERNPQLHVYSAHLHMDEATPHLHIDFIPFTTGSKRGLSTRVSLKQALADQGITGEGRSLTERDLWVQKEKEALAEIMLEHGIEWEQKGEHKEHLSVLEFKREKRKEELAELEQSIERVQQQQVSVQAVEQIEAKPLPLTSKVAVDKEDFQNLVTAAQKFVVQEKQESKLKKLLKDAKKTIADLKAKIESLVTELSAVKSELAQYKSVRGKLHTADLEKENDRLRSRLRTYEDVISRNNLWHFFSGSRGKNRNRDDAR; the protein is encoded by the coding sequence ATAAAACGAACAATCAGCGCAATGTCCGGTGACGGTGTTGTTGCTCACAACCGCCGCACCTACCTTGCAGAAAATGTTGACCCGACTCGTACCCATCTGAATATCGAATACTGCTACACTCCCATCGAAGAAGCGTACCATCAACTATTCGATGCAGCTCTCGCAGAATTTAACGCAAAGCAAAAACGCAAAGACCGCTGCATCGAAAACTACTACGAAAAAATCCGTGACGGCAAACAGGAAAAAACTTTCTATGAAGTGATTTTTCAAGTGGGAAACAAAGACGATATGGGAGCCGCCGGAGAGAATACAGAGCTTGCAAAGACCATCTTGGACAAGTTCTACCGCAGCTTTCTTGAACGCAATCCGCAGCTCCATGTGTACTCTGCCCACCTCCACATGGATGAAGCCACGCCCCATCTACACATCGACTTCATTCCCTTTACCACCGGGAGCAAGCGAGGACTCTCCACCCGTGTATCGCTGAAACAAGCTCTTGCCGATCAAGGAATCACCGGCGAGGGACGATCTCTGACCGAGCGTGACTTGTGGGTGCAGAAAGAAAAAGAAGCCCTTGCAGAAATCATGTTGGAACACGGCATTGAGTGGGAGCAGAAAGGCGAACACAAGGAGCATCTGAGTGTTCTGGAATTTAAGCGAGAGAAACGCAAAGAAGAACTTGCCGAACTGGAGCAGAGCATCGAGCGAGTTCAGCAGCAACAGGTTTCCGTTCAAGCCGTGGAGCAGATCGAAGCAAAGCCTTTGCCGCTGACTTCCAAGGTGGCAGTTGACAAAGAGGACTTCCAAAACCTCGTCACAGCGGCGCAGAAATTTGTGGTGCAGGAGAAGCAGGAAAGCAAGCTGAAAAAGCTCTTGAAGGATGCCAAGAAAACCATTGCCGATCTGAAAGCGAAAATTGAATCGCTGGTAACGGAACTATCGGCAGTCAAGTCAGAACTTGCTCAATACAAATCCGTCCGTGGCAAGCTCCACACAGCGGATCTGGAGAAGGAAAATGACCGTCTCCGCAGCAGACTTCGCACCTATGAGGATGTGATTTCTCGCAATAATCTGTGGCATTTCTTTAGCGGAAGCCGTGGCAAAAACCGCAACAGAGACGATGCCCGCTGA
- a CDS encoding complexin-2 yields MKNVQIPYELFVNLVLYHLNGEDDFDEVIRQGLEQKLDALLNRQLYSQYKTAPTEEQREQARQEYLDRRGVPQSYRWTTSPWEL; encoded by the coding sequence ATGAAAAACGTACAGATACCCTATGAGCTGTTCGTCAATCTGGTGCTTTACCATCTGAACGGCGAGGACGATTTCGACGAAGTAATCCGGCAGGGCTTGGAGCAAAAACTGGATGCCCTGCTCAACAGACAGCTCTACTCTCAATACAAGACAGCCCCAACCGAGGAACAGCGGGAACAGGCAAGGCAAGAATATCTTGACCGCCGTGGAGTGCCGCAAAGCTACCGCTGGACTACTTCTCCTTGGGAGCTATGA
- a CDS encoding AAA family ATPase, translating to MIDAKEKTALSSSVGADERQSIQLCNTNIITTEDTEINYPDENSSENLEEIYRQMQRMNDPAYLHTVSMNDLYETVFQSRPPVIDGLLYSGTYLFAGAPKVGKSFFMAQLAYHISTGQKLWDYDVHQGTVLYLALEDDYQRLQERMSRMFDVEGTDSLHFAVYAKQLGAGLDEQLEKFIRDHPDTRLIIIDTLQKVREVSTDAYSYANDYDIVGRMKQFADKNGVCLLLVHHTRKQQAGDKFEMISGTTGLLGCADGAFLLQKEKRTDLSATLEIVGRDQPDQKLHLTRDTEKLIWQLDHAETELWKKPPDPLLDKIAAVITEDNPVWNGSATELVSLLQEDIQPNILTRRLNVKAGDLLNEHGIEYAVKRTRNGSFISLARKTV from the coding sequence ATGATTGATGCAAAAGAAAAGACTGCCCTCAGCTCATCTGTTGGCGCAGATGAAAGGCAGTCAATTCAACTATGTAACACCAATATTATAACAACCGAAGACACGGAAATCAATTACCCCGACGAAAATTCTTCGGAAAATCTTGAAGAAATTTACCGTCAGATGCAGAGAATGAACGACCCGGCATATCTGCATACGGTTTCCATGAATGACCTGTACGAAACAGTTTTCCAAAGCAGACCGCCCGTCATAGACGGTCTGCTCTACTCCGGCACCTACCTGTTCGCAGGAGCGCCCAAGGTTGGCAAGTCGTTCTTTATGGCACAGCTTGCCTACCACATCAGCACCGGACAAAAGCTCTGGGATTATGATGTCCACCAAGGCACGGTTTTATACCTTGCCCTGGAGGACGATTACCAGAGATTACAGGAGCGTATGTCCCGTATGTTCGATGTGGAGGGTACGGACAGCTTACACTTCGCCGTATATGCAAAGCAGCTCGGCGCAGGGCTTGATGAACAGCTTGAAAAATTTATCCGTGACCATCCCGACACCCGGCTCATTATCATTGATACCCTGCAGAAAGTCCGAGAGGTCAGCACCGATGCTTACAGCTACGCCAACGATTATGACATCGTAGGCAGAATGAAACAGTTTGCCGACAAGAACGGCGTGTGTTTGCTCCTGGTGCATCACACACGAAAGCAACAGGCCGGCGATAAATTTGAAATGATTTCCGGCACAACAGGATTGCTCGGCTGCGCAGACGGAGCGTTCCTTCTGCAAAAGGAAAAACGCACCGATCTGAGCGCCACCCTTGAAATTGTCGGCAGAGATCAACCCGACCAGAAGCTCCACCTGACAAGGGATACCGAGAAACTGATATGGCAGCTCGATCATGCGGAAACGGAGCTTTGGAAGAAACCTCCCGACCCTCTGCTTGACAAGATCGCCGCTGTAATTACCGAGGATAACCCGGTATGGAACGGCAGCGCTACGGAGCTTGTATCTCTCTTACAAGAGGATATACAGCCCAACATTCTGACCCGCAGGCTCAACGTCAAAGCGGGAGATTTGCTGAATGAACACGGCATTGAATACGCCGTAAAACGTACACGTAACGGCAGCTTCATCAGCTTGGCAAGAAAGACCGTGTGA
- a CDS encoding site-specific integrase, giving the protein MPAYKNKESGTWYVVTQYTDWTGARKQKCKRGFDTRREALEWEQKFQQQSAGDLDMSFEAFVEIYTTDLKARLKESTWQTKEHIIQTKIVPYFGKRKINEITTKDVIAWQNELLAYRDEKHKPYSQSYLKTLHNQLSAIFNHAVRFYDLRSNPAAKAGNMGSEERKEMLFWTKEEYQKFAEEMMDKPISYYAFQMLYWTGIREGELLALTPADFDFERGTVKISKTYQRLKGKDVITSPKTKKSNRTIQMPDFLCEEMQEFFGMQYGLKKKDRIFTINKSYLHREMDRGAEAAGVKRIRIHDLRHSHISLLIDMGFSAVAIADRVGHESIEITYRYAHLFPSKQKEMASKLDELNKGA; this is encoded by the coding sequence ATGCCGGCTTATAAGAACAAAGAAAGCGGAACATGGTATGTGGTCACACAGTACACAGACTGGACGGGCGCACGAAAGCAGAAATGCAAGCGAGGGTTTGATACCCGCCGTGAAGCTCTGGAATGGGAGCAGAAGTTCCAGCAGCAGAGCGCAGGAGACCTGGATATGAGCTTTGAAGCCTTTGTAGAGATTTACACCACCGATCTCAAAGCAAGGCTGAAAGAAAGCACATGGCAGACCAAAGAGCATATCATCCAGACCAAGATCGTCCCGTACTTCGGCAAGCGCAAGATCAACGAGATCACCACCAAGGATGTGATTGCGTGGCAGAACGAGCTGCTTGCCTACCGTGACGAAAAGCACAAGCCCTATTCCCAAAGCTACCTCAAAACGCTGCACAATCAGCTCTCCGCCATTTTCAACCACGCAGTACGATTTTACGATCTGCGCTCCAACCCGGCAGCAAAAGCCGGAAACATGGGCAGCGAAGAACGAAAAGAGATGCTGTTCTGGACAAAAGAAGAATATCAGAAGTTTGCGGAAGAAATGATGGACAAACCCATTTCCTACTACGCATTTCAGATGCTCTACTGGACGGGCATCCGTGAGGGCGAGCTGTTGGCTCTGACCCCGGCAGATTTCGATTTTGAGCGTGGGACAGTAAAAATCAGCAAGACCTATCAGAGATTGAAAGGAAAGGATGTGATAACCTCCCCCAAGACCAAGAAAAGCAACCGCACCATCCAAATGCCGGATTTTCTCTGTGAGGAAATGCAGGAGTTCTTCGGGATGCAATACGGGCTGAAAAAGAAAGACCGTATCTTTACCATCAACAAGAGCTATCTGCACAGAGAAATGGACAGAGGGGCAGAAGCCGCAGGGGTCAAGCGTATCAGAATCCACGATTTGAGGCACAGCCACATCAGTTTGCTGATCGACATGGGTTTCTCGGCAGTAGCCATTGCCGACAGAGTGGGACACGAAAGCATTGAGATCACCTACCGATATGCTCACCTTTTTCCCTCCAAGCAGAAAGAAATGGCAAGCAAACTTGACGAACTTAACAAAGGAGCGTGA
- a CDS encoding LysR family transcriptional regulator — MEKKFIRVDEVARVLEISESHAYKLMRKLNRELEAKGYITVAGRVNRQYFNERLYGAERSEENAGL, encoded by the coding sequence ATGGAAAAGAAATTCATCAGAGTGGACGAAGTTGCAAGGGTGCTGGAGATTTCGGAATCCCACGCATACAAGCTCATGCGTAAGCTCAACCGAGAGTTGGAAGCGAAAGGCTATATCACCGTTGCAGGACGAGTAAACCGTCAGTATTTCAATGAAAGGCTCTATGGAGCAGAAAGGAGCGAAGAAAATGCCGGCTTATAA
- a CDS encoding helix-turn-helix transcriptional regulator: protein MAIGERIRFIRNLRGMTQKWLGQAVGFPQKTADIRMAQYESGSRTPKEDLVKALANVLEVSPLALNIPDIDSNLGFIHTLFAIEDIHGVRAEKQGDEVHIVFDGSKRTMDESIFKMLTAWADQAEKLKNGEISKDQYDRWRYTFPAEDTTQIWAKVPSQELSDMLIAALKEEEK from the coding sequence ATGGCAATCGGTGAAAGAATCCGTTTTATACGCAATCTGCGTGGCATGACGCAGAAGTGGCTCGGTCAAGCCGTGGGATTTCCCCAAAAGACCGCTGATATTCGTATGGCTCAGTATGAGTCCGGCTCCAGAACACCCAAGGAAGATTTGGTAAAAGCTCTTGCGAATGTTCTGGAGGTTTCTCCTTTGGCTCTGAACATCCCCGACATCGACAGCAATCTCGGCTTTATCCATACTCTTTTCGCTATCGAGGATATTCATGGTGTGAGAGCTGAAAAGCAGGGAGACGAGGTACATATCGTCTTTGATGGCAGCAAGCGCACAATGGACGAGTCCATTTTCAAAATGCTTACCGCATGGGCTGACCAAGCCGAAAAGCTGAAAAACGGAGAAATCAGCAAAGATCAGTATGACCGTTGGCGTTATACATTCCCGGCAGAGGACACCACTCAGATTTGGGCGAAAGTGCCTTCACAGGAACTCAGCGATATGTTGATCGCTGCGCTGAAAGAGGAAGAAAAATAA
- the guaA gene encoding glutamine-hydrolyzing GMP synthase, with protein sequence MNTNVRPDSMARITTKELADAFIAEQIALVREQVGDKKVLLALSGGVDSSVVAALLIKAIGKQLVCVHVNHGLMRKNESENVIKLFKDELDANLIYVDATDRFLNLLAGVADPEKKRKIIGGEFINVFADEARKLEDVTFLAQGTIYPDILESIKQAEGKKAVKSHHNVGGLPEDLKFQLVEPIKLLFKDEVRVVGEALGLPHAMVYRQPFPGPGLGVRCLGAITRDRLEALREADAILREEFDNCGLAEKVWQYFVAIPDIKSVGVRNESRYEGWPAIIRAVNTKDAMTATIEEIPYPVLHKITARITSEVEGINRVLLDLTPKPTGTIEWE encoded by the coding sequence ATGAATACTAATGTAAGACCCGATTCTATGGCTCGCATAACCACCAAAGAGCTTGCCGATGCATTTATTGCTGAGCAGATTGCACTTGTCAGAGAGCAGGTGGGCGACAAAAAGGTTCTTTTGGCGCTTTCCGGAGGTGTTGACAGCTCGGTTGTTGCCGCACTGCTTATAAAGGCTATCGGCAAACAGCTTGTCTGCGTACACGTTAACCACGGTCTCATGAGAAAAAATGAGTCCGAGAATGTTATAAAGCTGTTCAAGGACGAACTGGATGCCAACCTCATCTATGTTGATGCCACCGACCGCTTCCTGAACCTGCTGGCTGGTGTTGCCGACCCCGAAAAGAAAAGAAAAATCATCGGCGGCGAATTTATAAACGTATTTGCCGACGAGGCGAGAAAACTGGAGGATGTCACTTTCTTGGCGCAAGGCACCATTTATCCCGACATTCTGGAAAGCATCAAGCAGGCTGAGGGCAAAAAGGCAGTAAAATCCCACCACAACGTAGGCGGTCTGCCTGAAGACCTGAAATTCCAGCTTGTTGAGCCGATTAAGCTCCTGTTCAAGGACGAGGTAAGAGTTGTGGGCGAAGCTCTGGGCCTCCCCCACGCAATGGTTTACCGCCAGCCGTTCCCCGGCCCCGGTCTGGGCGTAAGATGTCTGGGAGCAATCACCCGCGACCGTCTCGAAGCGCTCCGCGAAGCAGACGCAATTCTGCGTGAGGAATTCGACAACTGCGGACTTGCCGAAAAGGTATGGCAGTACTTCGTTGCCATTCCCGACATCAAGAGCGTAGGCGTACGTAACGAAAGCCGTTACGAAGGCTGGCCCGCCATCATCCGCGCCGTAAACACCAAGGATGCCATGACCGCCACCATCGAAGAAATCCCCTACCCCGTTCTCCACAAGATAACCGCACGCATCACCTCCGAAGTAGAGGGCATCAACCGCGTCCTCCTCGACCTCACCCCCAAGCCCACCGGCACTATCGAGTGGGAATAA
- a CDS encoding diaminopimelate dehydrogenase, with protein sequence MNNSIIRVAIAGYGNLGKGAECAVSKCSDMKLVGVFTRRDPSSVKTKSGVPVFSMSDAYKMKDDIDVAIICGGSATDLPEQTPELAKYFNVIDSFDTHAKIPEHFANVDKTAQESGKIAIISVGWDPGLFSLNRLISQAVLPDGQDYTFWGKGVSQGHSDAIRRIDGVKDARQYTVPVPEALEAVRSGKNPQLTTRQKHTRECFVVAEEGADLEYIENTIKTMPNYFADYDTTVTFITEEELKRSHSGIPHGGKVIRSGKTGFDNENSHLIEFSLKLDSNPEFTSGVLTAYARAAVRLNNRGQKGCKTVFDIAPSDIHPLTPEEQRKTLL encoded by the coding sequence ATGAACAACAGCATCATCAGAGTTGCCATAGCAGGCTACGGTAATCTGGGCAAAGGTGCGGAATGTGCCGTTTCTAAGTGCAGTGACATGAAGCTGGTGGGCGTTTTCACACGCCGCGACCCCTCCTCTGTCAAGACCAAAAGCGGTGTTCCCGTCTTTTCCATGAGCGATGCATACAAAATGAAAGATGATATTGACGTTGCTATCATCTGCGGCGGAAGTGCCACAGACCTCCCCGAGCAAACTCCCGAGCTTGCGAAATATTTCAACGTCATCGACAGCTTTGACACACATGCCAAAATCCCCGAGCACTTTGCGAATGTTGATAAAACAGCGCAGGAAAGCGGAAAAATAGCAATAATATCGGTAGGTTGGGATCCCGGTCTCTTCTCTCTCAACCGCCTGATTTCCCAGGCGGTACTTCCCGACGGACAGGATTACACCTTCTGGGGCAAGGGCGTCAGCCAGGGACATTCGGATGCCATTCGCCGTATTGACGGTGTTAAGGATGCCAGACAGTACACCGTGCCCGTTCCCGAAGCGCTGGAAGCGGTAAGAAGCGGAAAGAATCCTCAGCTCACCACACGTCAGAAGCACACACGCGAGTGCTTTGTGGTTGCCGAGGAGGGTGCCGACCTTGAATATATCGAAAACACAATAAAAACAATGCCCAACTATTTTGCCGATTACGACACCACCGTAACCTTTATAACCGAAGAGGAATTAAAGCGCAGCCACAGCGGAATCCCCCACGGCGGAAAGGTCATCCGAAGCGGTAAAACAGGATTTGATAACGAGAATTCACATCTTATCGAATTCAGTCTGAAACTTGATTCCAACCCGGAATTCACCTCCGGTGTGCTTACCGCATACGCAAGAGCGGCGGTACGTCTCAACAACCGGGGACAAAAGGGCTGCAAGACGGTATTTGACATTGCACCATCCGACATTCATCCTCTCACCCCCGAAGAGCAGCGAAAAACACTGCTTTAA
- the cysK gene encoding cysteine synthase A has translation MVYNNILEAMGNTPIIKLQRLCPKNGADILVKFEGLNVGGSIKTRTAYNMICDAEAKGLIGPDTVIVEPTSGNQGIGLALVGAVRGYKTKIIMPDSVSEERRKLVQHYGAEVILVHDAGNIGLCIEECLNLALKMKAEDKNVFVPQQFENPANPAVQRERTAQEILEQVKMPIHGFCSGIGTGGTITGIGEMLKAHNPDMTIWAVEPENAAILSGGSIGTHIQMGIGDGLIPEILNCGIYDDICIVKDDEAIETAKKLASLEGIMCGISSGSNVAAAIKLAEKLGKGKTVVTVLPDTAERYFSTPLFAD, from the coding sequence ATGGTTTATAACAACATTCTGGAAGCTATGGGTAATACACCCATAATAAAGCTTCAGCGTCTGTGCCCAAAGAACGGTGCGGATATACTTGTAAAATTCGAGGGACTTAATGTGGGCGGTTCAATAAAGACCCGTACCGCGTATAATATGATATGCGATGCCGAGGCAAAGGGACTTATCGGACCCGATACTGTAATTGTGGAGCCTACCAGCGGAAATCAGGGTATAGGTCTTGCTCTTGTGGGCGCGGTACGCGGATATAAGACAAAAATAATTATGCCGGACTCGGTCAGCGAGGAAAGACGTAAGCTGGTTCAGCATTACGGCGCAGAGGTAATTCTGGTGCACGATGCGGGAAATATCGGATTGTGCATTGAAGAATGTCTTAACCTTGCACTTAAAATGAAAGCGGAGGACAAGAATGTTTTTGTTCCCCAGCAGTTTGAAAATCCCGCCAACCCCGCGGTACAGCGGGAACGCACTGCTCAGGAGATACTTGAGCAGGTGAAAATGCCCATTCATGGCTTTTGCTCGGGCATCGGCACAGGCGGAACAATTACGGGAATAGGGGAGATGCTTAAGGCTCATAATCCCGATATGACGATATGGGCGGTAGAGCCCGAGAATGCGGCAATATTGTCGGGTGGTTCTATCGGCACACACATTCAGATGGGAATAGGCGACGGACTTATCCCCGAAATACTCAATTGCGGTATTTACGATGACATTTGCATCGTCAAGGACGATGAGGCGATAGAGACCGCAAAAAAGCTTGCAAGTCTGGAGGGCATTATGTGCGGTATCAGCAGCGGAAGCAATGTTGCCGCCGCAATAAAGCTTGCCGAAAAGCTGGGCAAGGGTAAAACCGTTGTAACCGTTCTGCCCGACACCGCTGAACGTTACTTCTCAACTCCCTTGTTTGCAGATTAA